The Fibrobacter sp. genomic interval AGCAGTTTTCAGCTTCTTCGAACTTGCCGAGGTGGCTGTAGGCGATACCCATGGTGTAACGGGCGTAGAAGTAGTTCGCGTTACCCGGAAGGATGGCGGCGAGCAGGTCGACAGATTCCTGGTAGAGGCCCTGTTCGAACTTGATCTGACCGGCAACGTAGTCGGCGTCAGCCTTCACGTCGCTTTCACCGAACTTCTGGGCAATGTTCTGGTACTTGGCCATGGCTTCAGTGTACTTGCCTTCCTTATAGTCGATGTTCATCAACTGGAAGTGGTACTTGGCCTTCTGGTCACTCTGCGGGTAGCGCTTGATAGCGTCTTCGTACACGGACTTTGCAGCCTTGTGCATACGGAGGTTTTCGAAAGACTTTGCCTTATAGAAAGCGGCCTGGTCCACGAGGTGGAATGCGGGGTACTTGGTCTGAACCTTACCGAAGGCATAGGCTGCTTCGAGGAACTGACGGTTCAAGTACAGACGCATAGCGGCGCGGTAGTCGTTTTCCGGTTCGATCTTCAAGCGGCGGTAGCGTTCTTCACCGATCTTCTCTTCACGGGTGTCACCGAAGCGAGAAGTAATCTTCACGGCCCAGATGAATCCGCGGTTCTTCTTGGCGTAGAGGTCGTCGTGCGACATTTCGAGGTCAAGAGAGAGGTAACGGAAGATGCTCACGTCCTTCACGTTCACCGTAGCGCCAGCCACAAGGTAGCCTTCCTTGGTGAAACGAGCACGCACGCCCAAGTGCGGGGAGAGGTAGTAAGTCAAGGTGAAGCTCGTCTCGATGTTGAAGCCTTCGCCACCTTCTGCGTCATCGTGCAGGAGGTCGATGATGGAGGCTTCAATCTTCGCTTCGAGGCTCCTGTTCAGACCACGGTAGAACAAAGAGAAGTTCAGGTTGGTCGGAATCTTGTAAGCTTCATCTTCAGTGAAGAGAACGAACATCGGGGCATCGTCGCTGGTGGCGACAGCCGGCGGGAGGATGTTCTGCAAGGCGACACCCACGAGGAGGTAGCCAAGCTTAGAAGAAGCGAGCGGGTTCCAGCTCAAGCCGATATCGGAACCGACAGTCAACTGCTTGACATCGTCAAACTGGTTGATGTAGAGCACCGAGATATCGATACCCAGAGAGAGGAACTGCATTAAGTTGTACGCATAGCCGAACATGAACGCATATTCGCCGTACGACTTGCCGCCGTCAATGGAGGCACCGTTCTCGAAGAACGAGAAGCCGAGCGTGTGCTTGTAATCCATCGGGAAGGTCAAGCTCAAGTATTCCTGGCTTGCTTCGCCGCTGATGGAACTGAAGAATGCTGCGCTGAACTCGAGCTGTTCCGTTTCGGAAATGCTCGCCGGGTTCACGTACATGGCGGTGTTGCCACCGAATTCGGCGAACCAGTCGTTCTGCTGATATTTATGCGGAGCGTAGGTAACTTCTGCAAAAAGAGAGCTCGCAGCCACAGTAAGTCCGAGGACTGACGTCTTGATGAAACTAGTATGCATCATCACCTACTCCTTTACTTGATATCCGTGCGGGTGAACTCGATACGACGGTTCTGCGCACGCCCTTCTGGGGTTTTGTTAGAGGCAACCGGCTTGGTATCACCCATACCGGAGGTCACCATACGGCTTTCGTCAATGCCATTTTCAACAAGGAAGTTCTTCACTGCAGCGGCG includes:
- a CDS encoding tetratricopeptide repeat protein; this encodes MMHTSFIKTSVLGLTVAASSLFAEVTYAPHKYQQNDWFAEFGGNTAMYVNPASISETEQLEFSAAFFSSISGEASQEYLSLTFPMDYKHTLGFSFFENGASIDGGKSYGEYAFMFGYAYNLMQFLSLGIDISVLYINQFDDVKQLTVGSDIGLSWNPLASSKLGYLLVGVALQNILPPAVATSDDAPMFVLFTEDEAYKIPTNLNFSLFYRGLNRSLEAKIEASIIDLLHDDAEGGEGFNIETSFTLTYYLSPHLGVRARFTKEGYLVAGATVNVKDVSIFRYLSLDLEMSHDDLYAKKNRGFIWAVKITSRFGDTREEKIGEERYRRLKIEPENDYRAAMRLYLNRQFLEAAYAFGKVQTKYPAFHLVDQAAFYKAKSFENLRMHKAAKSVYEDAIKRYPQSDQKAKYHFQLMNIDYKEGKYTEAMAKYQNIAQKFGESDVKADADYVAGQIKFEQGLYQESVDLLAAILPGNANYFYARYTMGIAYSHLGKFEEAENCFRDITEQQYSNQSEQDLQDAARVKLGHIYFSGEKADIAQAAQMYGQVKPGSPVYDEAMLGIAWSFLKVNKPDEAMKPAKWIISNLPESFLVAEAYLVQGYCYFMKKDYKNAAASLEQAEKKTEQPAVSVAARDSARQAYDAMQDEFDSVQVKALDLARQLPTPRVQSKREALQPTFNKANQAIEDYAAFTQRAIQSDRFESNRKRILEDAGFTLATVKTKMGQGAAGNAESAKELDALDDLELDE